The nucleotide window atgatgatgatgatgatgatgatgatgatgatgatgatgatgatgatgatggattcAAATTTGTATTCTGGCTTAATCAAGAAAATTGGCAGAAGATTTGAGCAAAAAGGaatggcaaacaaacaaagtgataAACTAAATAGTATTAATATGGTACCTATGTTACGTTTAAAGAGTAGAGGGTATTTCAGTTTTGGAAAGGTGGAAAGGTGGAAATAACCACCTAAAACATAAATGACTGATGTATCTTCTCCTCATCGGTCTGCAAACCACCAGCTTAAAAATCATgctgtctttcatttttctattatttcagaccacacacacccagtggcggttctgcctatgttgccgccctagggttagggttagggttagggttagggttagcctgatgccgcctgatgccgacccgcctgatgcaggccggtggcttttttattcaaacaagatttgtCCATATAAAGTAAGTAGCCtattgttccaaaaaaaaaaaaaaaaaaaaaaaaaaaaaaaaaaaaaggatcttgaaagagaggggtcgtcttaaaatcagggttgtcttttatgcgggtcaatatggtagtctagaaaactggcgatttttttcttttctttttttttttttttttttttggagggcgctcgtgcgcccccaagtagattgcgccccgggctgttgcccacattgcccatagcaaaaaccgtccctgtacACACTTGAGTAGGGGCTGAATACGACCTGCCAAAACATTTCCATAAACAATTCCATATTTCCaggagcacctgaaggcagcagcggCAGCTTGGTGGCGGTTATTTTGAAGCTGAGTGTGTAGCTGTCCGAGGTCCTGCTCCTTTTGGACAAGATGCTAATCTAACGGTAGTTTATCAAATGTTCAGTTGTATCTAACgtttgtcaacaaaaaacacgTACCTATCTAGCGAATATAACCTTTAACCACAACAAATTAGTTCAGTGGAGATAGTAAAGGTGAGGGCAAGCTTTATCTGGATGTTATTTACTAGCGAGGGCTTAATTAGCCGTCAGATATGCCATCTTACTTTGTCATCTTAATTAGTTTACTGTTAGCGAACGTAGCTGTTAAGATGAGCTAACTTACGACAACTTAGTCACATCAGTGTTAGTCACCTTTAGCCACTTCGCCAAGTTTAAAAAGAGTGGAGTTATGTAAGTGCTAATTAGGATTAACATTAAAAGTCAGCTTTACCTATTGAATTTCCTCTTGTATGCTTAGTTATTTATGAACTATTAGATTGGATGAAGCGGTATTTCCCTGCTGCCGAGATGAGGAGACATGAAAACCAGGCGGCCAGGCCAACAGCAGGTTTGTGGgagtcatttcacattttttgaccGCTAACCCTAAATGTAATACTACTCACTTCatgtaatgttatttatttcctcCTACTTGTGTTAACTCACTCTGTAACCCTTCCCATCTTCTCCTCATGTGAGCAAAGTTAAAGTTTGTGTTTTCTATTGTGGCTTTTTTGATTGTTGTGGTGGCCCACTATAGCCTTTACAATATGAAACACTGTATTATGTAGGGGACTTTGTTGACCCATTTGATCCCGATGATGCTCTGACTAGTCTGATTGTTCAGGAtcttactgatgatgatgatgtaaggATCGTCCTGTGATTCTCTGATGTCTCCACCAGGCTGCCTGTCTGTGCCACTCTTCAaccagaagaaaagaaacagattgCCTCTAACATCCACCCCCTTGGAGAATGAATTCTTTTACCACAATGAGTACATGCCAACCAACTCAGCTTCATCTGGCAATACAGCAGGTGAACTGCTCAGCCAGGCTCTTTAAGATTCTGCACTATTTCAgacactagatggcagtgcacccaaagaaaaaaaaaataatgttgctGAAGTAATTGTTAGTCATGGAAATGCTTCCATAGATCCTATATTTATTCGAGATTGTGAATTTTTCCATACAGTGTGACATCCAGCACCGTCTGTTGCTTACATAAGCCTTCTAGATTTGTTTAAAATCTTATCCTTGCCACTAAATATGCCCTTCAGCTCTTACCAATGTTGATGATACACTTCAAAAGTTCTGCATATGCCAGTCAGGTGAACCGATAGCTATTCCCACATTATTACAGACTTAAGAACCACCACCTGCTGTTCTCAAGTACCCTTCCCTctaagtgtgtgtttatcccCAGGTACCTCTGGTTGTTACCAGGCCTCAGGTCCTTCTACCAGTGCCTCTGCTCCTCAGAGCCACCAGTGGAACAGACAGGGTGGCACACTGTCTTATCAGCCACAACAGTCGCACCAACAGTATGGAGGCAGCAGACCTGCCCCAGGACCTGCTCCTACAGTGAGAGACTATACCCACTTACCACATCCATACAAACTTGGAAACACAAGGTATGTTGGCTTGACCTGTTAGCATGAGTGTGGCAGGAAGTGTTTTTGATTCATGTCCACCATCTGTATGTGAAATAATGTATTTCAAGGTATGTGAAAGTGTccaaatttttactttttgcttcAACTGGTAAACAGAAGAGTGGTAATTGAAAATATGTCTGCCAAGCGTACTTTGATAACAATATTAACaatgttaaaatgataaaatggtAACAAACTGATTAAAATGCATACCACATATCAAAGCAGCAGCCTGGATTCAAATCAGGCCTGGACcttttgttgcatgtcatcatCTCTCTCAACTGTCACTATCTAAACGCCAGAACaaaaacgaagaaaaaaaacaaaacaatcttgAGACTAGGATGTTTTccatattttgattttaatccTTAAATAGGCCTACAAAGAAAGTGGTCAAAACCCGAAGTCTGTTTTAAACAGAGGTATTGATGTGCTTTGGGAGAGTACACTGTGCCAGCAGGGACAGAGGTTAAGAATAGACAAAGACAATAGACTGTATATAACTGAGACATTCAGATGTTATTGTCTTAATAAGTTACTTGCCTGAAAATTTTGTTCTGGTATTTGGTACTCGGATGGTGTTAATTTTGGACGCTGATGTGTATAGGAAGATTCATGTTGATTTTCAGTTCTCAGATGGGAAAGCCCAACAACACAATGAGACAGCAGGACTCCAGGTCCAATGTTAACTCCGGACAGAATACTTATCAGGCCTTCTGCAACAGTGGCGGTACACAAAGCAAGCCTCATAGTGGTTTCTCTCAGATGGGTCAGCAGTCAGCGTACAGACAGGCCAATCCCCCAAAGCAGCAGTACTCACAGCAGTCTAGACCTCTGCCTCCTCGTCTCCCACCACCCAGCAGGCCCTCTCTTCCTGCGGCCCAGCCTCAAAACACAACTTGGAAAATTCAGTGCACTAAGAACTCCAGACCACAGACAAACAGGAGCACGTTTCTCGCTCAAACCCAAACCCAAGCTCAGGTTAGAAAATGTTCAGCATATGTGGAAATTGTAAAATTTTATTACTCTTTTCATTTAACGGTAGAATGTTTTGAACTGTATGGATATTGAACAGTTACTTACAAGTGTAATGTAGCTCGTTCATGATTTCCAAACAGTAATCAATGCagctttttttattgtttgtttcctgtgctTAGCAGACACAGCCATCATACCAGGTCAAGCCAGCCATTGAGAACTCACTGAGGATTGTGACTACAGTTGTTGATGGCATAAGACACTGGAGCCAGTTCAAAGACAGAGTCCCATACCTATTTGAAATATTCGGTCAGTTGTTTATGAATTGCCAAATCATTAATCTCTTCTCCCCACCAGTCCATTTGCcaggtttgtcattacaaatgcatacTACGTGGCTAAACTTTGTTCAAAACCACAgaacattgttttaaattgtagtGGAGATTCCAGGATCTCTCAAGACACCTGATATATATGCACAATTACAGGGaaaggtgtataaaatgatacacaagacatctaaatattttgtgtttcatgtAATTGTGCAGCCAGAAAACAGTAGCATTTTGGGTTTTAATATTTGACTCATAAGAATGATGCAGCTTAAATGAAGCATAGCACCCAGGAGATACTGAACGTGTGTgacattgtcatacaatatggggaaaaaaatctaactttgaaagtacttaaggggaaatttaatgGAAATTGTATTTAAGGGGTTAATTTGTACTTGCTCTCTGCACGCTATTATTTTCATCCTGATGGGCTGTGCTCTTCCCTCAGCTACTCTGGACTCAGCAGTCACACTGGGCGCCCACAGAGCCAAGAACTTCCTCATGAGAGACGGGAAGGAGGTTGTGCAGTGTGTCTTCTATGAAAATGTGagtaaggaaaaaaacacttcctctTAAGAGGGAAACACTCAAAAAGCAGGTCAGCAGTGTCTTGTGTTTATCAAAGGACAATATGAAACGTCTCACTCTTACTAACTTGCTCCAAAATTCCTCAACTTCCTCAGTCGT belongs to Myripristis murdjan chromosome 14, fMyrMur1.1, whole genome shotgun sequence and includes:
- the spata22 gene encoding spermatogenesis-associated protein 22, with product MKRYFPAAEMRRHENQAARPTAGCLSVPLFNQKKRNRLPLTSTPLENEFFYHNEYMPTNSASSGNTAGTSGCYQASGPSTSASAPQSHQWNRQGGTLSYQPQQSHQQYGGSRPAPGPAPTVRDYTHLPHPYKLGNTSSQMGKPNNTMRQQDSRSNVNSGQNTYQAFCNSGGTQSKPHSGFSQMGQQSAYRQANPPKQQYSQQSRPLPPRLPPPSRPSLPAAQPQNTTWKIQCTKNSRPQTNRSTFLAQTQTQAQQTQPSYQVKPAIENSLRIVTTVVDGIRHWSQFKDRVPYLFEIFATLDSAVTLGAHRAKNFLMRDGKEVVQCVFYENEQELPRLIRGQVHRCVGNYDRNQDILVCVSVRPGLPSEQRNAQEAVKACDVEMRALVKSVSEV